One window from the genome of Maylandia zebra isolate NMK-2024a linkage group LG18, Mzebra_GT3a, whole genome shotgun sequence encodes:
- the LOC101474687 gene encoding uncharacterized protein LOC101474687, producing the protein MSSVLHLREFIEGRLTAAAEQIFSEFEKTIVRYEEEISRLRLLDIRPGIKSHSTGLDEQQVCDQERSSSLNQQDPEPPHTKEEQEETCSSEEGEQLELKQEAEGIHVWTREELDLLCKPGVKLTTTDEVLDNQQVCDQKRSSSLDQQDPESPQTKDEQEEISLNQESDQLSLKPKTKDVIVWTGQELDIMWNPEVKLQRIDFPQHDCKDKEGLTYQHVCYQTNSSLDQEDPSQIKEEHKELGTTEEGKPLEQKQETETFPASEESDYREPEPSSVLLLSHNSPVTDQCESKDNDLHRNNLNQIIADPMVKNSKKVHSCSTCGKTFNRTGSLKRHMQIHTGEKPHCCSCCGKTFNRTGSLKRHMQIHTGEKPHSCSYCGKRFSWKSDLTRHMRLHTGEKPHSCSTCGKRFNRKEDLKIHMEYHTGEKRYSCSTCGKRFHLDTNLNRHMKIHLRENSCGICGKGFGKKTYLNRHMRTHTGETQYSCITCGKRFHLKTNLNTHMRTHTGETPYSCSTCGKRFKWKPYWKMHMDFHTGEKQHSCIICGKRFHLKTNLNRHMRIHTGEKPYYCSTCRKRFSNAAHFASHIKSHTGEKPHCCRGCGKGFILKSSLIRHMRVHTGEKPYCCSTCGKSFSSSVQLKMHMKNDARC; encoded by the exons ATGTCTTCAGTTCTTCATCTGAGAGAGTTTATAGAGGGGAGATTAACTGCTGCCGCAGAACAAATCTTCTCAGAGTTTGAAAAAACGATCGTCCGGTATGAGGAGGAGATCAGTCGGCTAAGACTGCTGGATATCAGACCCGGGATAAAGTCACACAGTACAG GTCTGGATGAGCAGCAGGTCTGTGACCAGGAGAGGAGCTCCAGTCTCAACCAGCAGGACCCAGAGCCTCCACACActaaagaggaacaggaggaaacCTGCAGCAGTGAGGAAGGAGAGCAGCTTGAACTGAAGCAGGAGGCTGAAGGCATTCATGTCTGGACAAGGGAAGAGCTGGATTTGTTGTGTAAACCTGGAGTAAAGCTGACCACAACAG ATGAAGTTCTGGATAACCAGCAGGTCTGTGACCAGAAGAGGAGCTCCAGTCTGGACCAGCAGGACCCAGAGTCTCCACAGACTAAAGATGAACAAGAGGAAATCTCCCTCAATCAGGAAAGTGACCAGCTTTCACTGAAGCCAAAAACCAAAGATGTCATCGTCTGGACTGGGCAGGAGCTGGACATCATGTGGAACCCTGAAGTAAAGTTGCAAAGAATAG ATTTTCCACAACATGACTGTAAGGACAAGGAGGGGCTCACATATCAGCACGTCTGCTACCAGACGAACTCCAGTCTGGACCAGGAGGATCCTTcacagattaaagaggaacaCAAGGAACTCGGTACCACTGAAGAGGGAAAACCGCTTGAACAAAAGCAGGAGACTGAAACTTTTCCTGCTAGTGAAGAAAGTGACTACAGGGAACCAGAACCAAGCAGTGTCCTGCTCCTTTCTCACAACTCTCCTGTCACAGATCAGTGTGAAAGCAAGGACAATGACTTACACAGAAATAATCTGAATCAAATCATAGCAGACCCGATGGTTAAAAATTCCAAGAAAGTACATTCATGTAGCACCTGTGGAAAGACATTTAATAGGACGGGAAGCTTGAAACGACATATGcaaattcacacaggtgagaagccacaTTGTTGTAGTTGCTGTGGAAAGACATTTAATAGGACGGGAAGCTTGAAACGACATATGcaaattcacacaggtgagaagccacaTTCTTGTAGTTACTGTGGAAAAAGATTTAGTTGGAAGTCAGACTTGACAAGACACATGCGACTTCACACAGGTGAAAAACCACATTCTTGTAGtacctgtgggaaaagatttaATCGGAAGGAAGATTTGAAAATACACATGGAATATCATACAGGTGAAAAACGATATTCCTGTAGCACATGTGGCAAAAGATTTCATCTAGACACAAATTTGAATAGACACATGAAAATTCACCTACGTGAGAATTCTTGTGGCATTTGTGGAAAAGGTTTTGGTAAGAAGACATACCTGAATAGACACATGCGAACTCACACAGGTGAAACGCAATATTCTTGTATCACTTGTGGGAAaagatttcatttaaaaacaaatttgaaTACACACATGCGAACTCACACAGGTGAAACGCCATATTCTTGTAGTACATGTGGGAAAAGATTTAAGTGGAAGCCGTATTGGAAAATGCATATGGATTTTCATACAGGTGAAAAACAACATTCCTGTATCATTTGTGGGAAaagatttcatttaaaaacaaatttgaaTAGACACATgcgaattcacacaggtgagaagccataTTACTGTAGCACCTGTAGGAAAAGATTTAGCAACGCAGCACATTTTGCAAGCCACATAAAAAGTCATACAGGTGAGAAACCACACTGTTGCAGAGGCTGTGGGAAAGGCTTTATCCTTAAGTCAAGCTTGATAAGACACATGAGAGTCCACACGGGTGAAAAACCTTATTGTTGTAGCACATGTGGAAAAAGTTTCAGTTCTTCGGTACAGTTGAAAATGCATATGAAAAACGATGCTAGATGCTAA